Sequence from the Mauremys reevesii isolate NIE-2019 linkage group 5, ASM1616193v1, whole genome shotgun sequence genome:
aaggattgaactcacaaccctgggtttagcaggccaatgctcaaaccactgagctatccctcagctGAAGAAATCTTGGAACCAATAGCAATGATTTTTGAGAATTCATAGAGGCGGGGTAAGATCCCAGAGGACCAGAGAAGGGAAAACATAAAACctctctttaaaaaggggaacaaagagaatcCAGGGAAtgatagaccagtcagcctaactttgatatctggaaagatactggaacaaattattataCAATAAATTTGTAAGCACCCAGAGGATATtcggttataaggaatagccagcatggatttgtcaaaaagaaatcatgccaaaccaacctaatttccttctttgacagagttatTTGCCCAGAAGATAGGGCTTTTGATACAGTACCTTTTGATACAGCAAACCAGGAAAACatagtctagatgaaattactgtaaggtgggtgcacaattggttgaaagatggcacctcaaaaggagtagttatcaatggtttattgtcaaactgggagggaatatctagtggggtcctgcaagggTCAGTCCCGAGtccaatactattcaatattttcattaatgacttggataatggagtgaagtaagcttataaaatttgcagaggacaccaaactgagagagagagactgcaagcagtctggaggacaggattgaaattcaaaatgatcttgacaaattaaagaattgatctgaaatcaacaagaagtAGTTCAGTAAAGACAattgcaaagtactacatttatgaaggaaaaaatcaaacgcacaactacaaaatggggaataactggctaggtggcagtactgcttaaaaggatttgggggttataGTTGATCACAAACTGaacgagtcaacaatgtgatgagGTTGGAAAGAAGGCCagtatcattctgggatgcattaacaggagtgtcatatataAGACCCAGGAGATAATTGTCTCGctgtactcagcactggtgaagcctcacctggagtactgtgttcaattctgggcgccacactttaggaaagatgttgacaaagtggaaagagtccagacgagaacaataaaaatgataaaaggtttggaAAACTTGATGTGTGAGGGAAAGTTAAAgaaactgggcatatttagtcttgagaaaagaagactgagggcaGACTTAGTAACAGTCTTCACATTTGTTAAAGGCTGTTACAAAGAAGATGGTGAACAATTTTTCTTCatttccactgaaggcaggacaagaaataAATAGCTTAatttgcaacaagggagattcaGGTCAGATAATAGGACAAACTTTCTAACtattaagctctggaacaggcttccaagggaggttgtggaatctgctcCTGTGACCATTGTTGCCTGGGGAGGATCACACTGAGATTGCTCAATCAGGGCAAACCGCAAAGAATGATACAGAtgatccccaaaactggtggttattctagtAATTAGATTAACCAATCAAGCAACAAAACAGTTTctacaataccttactggttGCCCTGAAGCCAAacacacagttcccttaaagcaatcCAGCCTTgtgctcccacccagacagcttagtccaggggtccccaatggGGTGCCCGCGGGTGCGCCCATCTACTAAGTGCGCCCATGTACTGGCCAGTGGACGAGCATTCGCCAGAATGCTGccaaaatttggcggcatttcggcggcgatgcctctggatgacaccaCTTGTCAGccgcatttcggtggatgctagTCCATcaccacggtcctccgtggctcattgtctggcgcccaccagatgaaaaaggttggggaccactggcttagtCAAATATGAtaaggattactgaaaatcttgttcatcagAAAGTTCCATCAATCCCAGGGGATCAGACACGTTACCCACCACATCACTGAATATTTCACAtattacccaaatacatgctttcAGACAATTCTTATTAGctaaactaagatttattaaaaaaggggggaaaaagtattatagttaaaagatcattatacatagaGACGTGAATAagtcttaggtcagtttcatagtagagatagTCAGCTGCTGAATAGAAAAAGTTCTTTCCAGAATCGGTTCATCAGGTTATAGTCCAAATATGCAGTCTATATATAGACTTTGTTCTAATTCTTTCATGAGAATTAGCAGGGTAATCCAAACTGAAGCTGGAGACCTTAGTCTTGCGACTCAAGCTTTTCCTAATCAAGCTTAAGTAGATCTGAGATACAGGATTGCAGCCCTAGAGTTCTTTTATAGATTTGTGGAAATCTATTGTTAGCCTCTTGACAGCAGGTATTCCTTGGGTGAAGAATAGTGGCTTTGAAGTAAAATCTATTTTCTATGTATACACAGGTACTTACTTGCATTCATCAGCATAAGATGATATCTATTAATCAGTTCCTAGACAGTTTACTAAACTTCAAAAAGAAATATAGACAATGATGTTATTAAACTCAagtttcatctaaatgttaatattcccttttgatctctcaATCAATAGAATATAGTAACAGACAGGAACCATCTGGttacattgttaacctctaacaagatatgggtaaacacagacaaatacaatCACTATCTTCTTCTAATTCTCCAACAGTACAAGTCTACATCTAACATGGCTTTGTTAGCTATTTATAAGGAATGGCCCTAATTTGTCTTTAAAGGTAGAATTTGCCTACAAGTTGCTTACCCCTTTCTGGCTCGGTGTCacaccatcactggaggttttaaaaacagattggacaaacacttgtcagggatgattTAGGTTCATTTGATCCTGTCTCAGTAGAGGGGGCTGGACctgatgatctctcaaggtcccttccagccctacatttctatgattctaagaattcCTGTGAAGTGTGACTGCAGATGCCAATGAATTCTTCACAATAATGGACACATAACATATGCAGAGTAAACTTGGTCAGATCTAGACCTTTCTGAATGGTCATCCGCATTTCCAGCCTTTTACCATCTCAGAAAAGAAATGCAGAGAAGCTGAGTTTGGTGCATAAAAGACACTGCAGTTGATTCATCACCATGTGAGAATCAGCTATTTGTTTAGTAAATGACTCAATGAACACAGAATTTCCTCCTCAACTTGTATCTTATCAGATTCCTTATTTTGAGGAGcgtatctgacgaagtgggtgaatgaaagctcatgctccaatacgtctgttagtctataaggtgccacaggactctttgctgcttttacagatccagactaacatggctacccctctgatacttgacaacataTTTTTAGTGCGCTAGCTCAAGTCTGTCTTCaagggctgggaggctcgctcccaACTGCTGTGCAGACGTACcttatggggtgtgtgtgagacagcACAAGAAACAAAAGAAGTAAAGGAGAAGGAGGATGAACAAGGAAACAGTTGGTGCTATGACAATTCAAGCTGAAGGAAAGGGGAACTGACAACTAAATATTCAGATGTGTCAATACACATGTGACTCAACAGTTTTACTGCTTTGAATGATTCTGTGGCTCACAAGGCATACCACTCAAACTTCTATGTTGAAATTGCTTGAGTGTAATATGCTCCACCACCACGCCCACCcccaaaaagtcaaaatgatgTTTTCCTAGAATTAGATAGGTAGTAATAAAGATAGTGGAACAACTTATATTTACTGTGTAAAATGTGCACTGCTACTGATAATGTGACAGAAGTTAAAACAAATACAGAGAAAGACCTGTTTCTGTAATAATATCACATGAATGAGTTCTAGACAATATTGGAAAACTGATTTTCCCCTCAATATTTCTTTATCAAAGATCCAACATTGAAAATGGTTCTATCGTTCAAGCAAGTAGCAGCTGAtcaatttccatttttaatacaaacaagaaatCTTAATTTAATTGGAGATAACCCTTCAGTTATTATTGCAACAATTCACTTTACAGTGACTTCAAAAAAGGCTAGATTCCTATATATATATTCACGTTTTCAGTATTCTTTTATCACCTTGCTTTGTGCAGATGTCAAAGTTGTGACTTTTGAAAGTTACTTTAGCTTTCATCCAAAACAAATAAGAAGAGACTCTTAAGCTAAAACCTGTCAGTATTACTGGAGTAATGAGATTCAACAGAGCTGTTAGTTCCTCTTCAACATAACCATTCCTCTGAGTGCAACAATTCCATATACTGAttcaatattaaaatattttgttctgttttttcctACCCTGATTAAACAGATTTTCATTTAATGCTTgtttacaaattaaaatttttctgtattttaaaaagaataaaagcaTTTTATATCAGTACAGATATTCTTATATGAACCATGCTTTGAAGGAGAGAGCAAAGGTGATAAAGCCACACAAGACTATGTTCCAAACAACATTAAGGGTCTGAAATCCATAAAAGTAAATTCAGTTCAAACTGTTCAAGTGTTCTTCACTTACTGAGGGGGTCTGACAACAATGTGTGGCATAACAAAAAAGGAAGGGATAGAATTTCAGTCTAACTTTGAAACTACTATACTTTTGTGGGCTAGTCAATGCCATAATGACATTCTGTATCTTGGgggagcaccctgtaacccccatattccatattttatttatatatatatatataatattgtgatcttacatataaagcatgccttgtaaagTACCAGGCAAAAGGTTacgatctgctgaaagtcatttctctatccatatatgtatgccattaatgcatatgaagttatgagaattgtgttgtatggttgtcactaaacaTGCTGTAAACTGGggaaatcagccagatattagctccccagaggcaacagcaaagTATGTAACCACCGGGCAGGGTGTCAATCAACCCATCAACAACTATTGTCCAGCAAAgaagctacaatgcaatgactcatgTACATGAGGCCataccaggggaattgctcaaccttgtctggagactcagcaatgcccacccaGACATGACTGGACTTTTGTTTTCCAAGCACATGGGCTAAAGGTATAAAACAGACACAGTGGCCACATGCTGTGCCTTTCTCCTTTTAGAATCCACTGGCTCATATGCCCATACTGATGCTGTTCAAAGAGGCGTCAACAGAAGCCTTTGGCAATTGCTATCACTGGTCTCCTATGGCTACCTTAGAAAGTGATACATGGCTTTAAGCATAGCTCCGCTAGAATAATGTATGAAGTCACTTACTTGGGTACTTGTCTCAAAATGGCCTAcgacagcatttctcaaatgtgccACCGTGGCCGcctgtggccaccaggggcttttcttgtggccacagcctcctgggctgtgattggGGTGGAGGGCAAAGCAgaggctcctccctctccctggtgcTCCTGGATGCACCACCTTGGTGTTGTTTGCTGGGGCCGCCAGCAGGGACTGGGCCCTGACCACGTCTGGAGACACCTGGGTCACAATGCTGGAGCAGCAGGCAGCCAGTgtgttccccaccttcccaggtgCAGTGACACTCAGACCATGGGGCTCCAGCTGCGTGGCGGCAGGCCCCATCCTCCAGAcatggggcttcaggctccagccttCCGTGGCCATCCACCAACCCCTTCGCTGCCTCCTCCGAtctcccatccagggcttaatttgtccccaggcttgcagGGCTGTGTAAGGCTGCTGTGAAAAATACTACTTgtgtgtttgttaatatcacttttcacaacaggcATACTAGCTATCAATAAATAACTTACAATAATTTGgatgtgtgtatgtgcatatttatttgtttttcctaaagctaattaagtattttacgGGAAAGCAtgagagtggccaccagcaagagctggtcgccacactctgaggccaccaaataatttgtcctgagaaccccgGCCTAGGAGCATGATGTTTCAGTTCTGGGCTAACTAACTGTAAGACATATTGGAGGATTCAAACGTGTTTTAGGTGGTTCCATAGGACACAAGAGCACTAAGCAACAATTGTGAACCTCGTCTTTGCCCTTTTCCTAATCATGCACAAGTATAAAGAACATCAAAAGATCACAGTCTAGGCATACCTTTAAATCACTGGGAGAAAACAACATATGTAGTGACAAATTGCATAGATGGCATACAGAACAAAAAGCAGCAGGAGGAAATTACAATGAGGGTAGTAACAGGGCCTGAATCCAATTTGGGTCAACATCCATAGCACAGTTACTCCTCAAAAGATAAGACACCTGCGAGGGGACCAGATGTACCTTGACATCAGCTAGCCTACTTTAgcaagaagcagcagccagctgatGTCTCAGATGTACTAAAGGTACCGTGAAGACCTTTTTGAGTCTCAGCGCACATAAACATTAAACACATTTTATTGCCCACTAGGGTTTTAAACCATGACAAACTGACATGGGGTTGAATATGGCTTTCCTTATCTATGCTGACCTCAAAGTCATGGCCACTGGAATAAAACACCTTCCCctcttgcagggtcccagagctcaggctccagtccgagcccaaacatctacacagaaaTTTGATAGCCCCACATCCTTAGGTCTGCAAGCCCGTCATCTGACCTAGGCTAGCTGCAGGCATTTAAATGCTGTGTAGACGTCCCCTAAGGAATTAGCAGACTAAAGTCAGTAAGGAACTGAACTCAGAATACAGTGGAACAGTCTAACACCTTCTTCAGGTTCTCCAGTGACTCTCATCTTTGAAATCAAAGAGTTCTTGCCTAGCTGTGTGCTCAAAGCAAAAGATCCAAGAGTGGAAAATAAGAGATTATTTTATTTGGAAAAGCTATTTTTCTTACTCTTCTGAGGCGTGCTATGAAGACAATTCAGTATGATAAACAGGAACtgtaatcacagaatcatagaaatgtaggactggaaggggcctcaatAGTTCATCTagtcagtcccctgcactcaacacaggactaagtaataactaagACCATTCCtcagaggtgtttgtctaatctgttcttaaaaatctacagttagagattccacaacttccctaggcaatttgttccagtgcttaatcaccctgacagttaggaagtttttcctactgtACAACCCAAACCTCCCCTGCTCCAGTTTAAGTtcattgcttcctgtcctatactcagaagttaagaacaattttttatcctcctccttgtaacaaacttttagatacttgaaaactattatgttCCCCTCTTAaagtatgtctatactacctgctgAATCCGCATGCcgtgatcaatccagcggggattgatttatcgtgtctagtctagatgtgataaatcgatccccgaacactcTCCCGTCACGAGAGGCgcagagtcgacggggggagcagcagcagtggactcaccacagtgaagacaccgtggtgagtagatctaagtacgttgacttcagctacgttattcatgaagctgaagttgcgtaacttagattgattcccctcccccacccagcatagaccaggccttagtcttctcttctccagactaaacaaaaacatttttttcaatctttcctcatgcTTCATGTTTCTGgatcttgaatcatttttgttgctctcctctggactttctccagtttgttcacatctttgcTGAAATACAGCACCCAAAACTGGTGCCTACTTTTAAATGAGCTGCATGTATGAGGATAAGTACATTAATAAATAAGTGTTTTAAATCTCGTTTGAACTCAGATTTTCAAACTCATACACAAAAATGAGCATACACTGTCCGATTCACCAACACAAATTAGGATTTACTTGCACAGAATTTTAGGTGTTTATAtagccctcatcaccatagtagaTGAGTGCTTCACAATGATTAACAGATTTTATCTTCAACATCATAGTGAGGTAGGTATGtattatcctaattttacagatgggaaactgaggcacagggtagcTTGAGTGACATGCCCAAAGtcatacaggaaatctgtggctgaGCCAGGGCCTGAATTCAGGTCTACTGAGTCTCTGTTTGGTGTTTTCaccacaagactatccttcctcCCAAAAGTGAAAAAGAGTCAAATTCCCAAAAGAGTGTATGCACAGAGTTTGATATGGGCTGTGttgtgtgatggagcagggagcagggtggatttgacctgggaatgtttttttttttaaatgtttggatCACTACAATGGGACTGTAGGAGTTATTTCAGAGAGACTGGTTATCTGTTTATTATAAAATAAAGAACAGGAAATTATTTACATGATGGAAAAAGATTTCAGCACTTTTAGTGGAATGGACAACTTCATGATACTGCAGCCATTTGAGAAATTTAGTCCACATACTTTCCCCAAGAATGTCACCATCTCTAAATAAGTAATACTCCTTGTCTTCCAGTACTACTTTAGTACCGCCATATTCTGGTAGCAGAATCTTCTCACCAACTTTGACACTAACTGGCTGAATCTCTCCACTCTTTCCTTTGGATCCCGATCCAACTGCCACTACTGTTGCTTGTAGCACTTTTCCTTGAGATTTTTCCGGAAGCATGATGCCTCCTTTGGTTACAGTCTCAGCCGCACATCTTTCAACCAGAACACGGTCAAACAGGGGAAGAAACTTCCTAAATGCTTTCCCTGCCATGGCGCGCCGAGTTGCAGGGGAGTTACATTGCGGATGGGGAACTTCCCTTAAAGGAAgctacctgagctgtaacctgagccaggaggggggttgggagaagtgacaccttctgctttggagactgaacaaaggagaggaggagctggggggagggggaagagagctgctggaggagttttttgtttttcagtcttGGGCTGGGTGGTGCAATGCAGGGAACCCCAaactggggtctaagctccctgaaccccccagaagggCTTGATTGAGGGGTTATGGTTGTACCTATATGCTCCGCTTGGGACTGtgctcctgtcatctaataaaccttctgttttactgactggctgagagtcacggtgaatctcaAGAAGAGGGGTCCAGGGCCCTTACTTCCCCACACACCTTGTTTATCAAATTGttacataaaatattttaatcaaaTTGTTACATTTCTAATTCAAGTTAcggtgggattttttaaaatgctcagtGTCGATTTAACTCTGCTACCATTGGAGTCAATAGTaaagctcctattgaagtcaaaggaagcaATTAGACCACTGCCGAGCACTTTTAAAGATATTACCCTTAATCTGTATTACCTATTATCTGTAAACAATATGAACACTCTCTGAAACCAGTTAAGAAATAAGTAACTGAATGATAGAGCTATAATTCCATGAAGGAGCTCTGAGTGACATTAAACCATGAGGGTGAAGCTCAAATCTGGCCATGGACTTATAGctccataatttaaaaaatgggctTGTATTCCATTCTACAGTATATTCTACACACATACACCAGATGCATGCACTGCAGACAAGGACTGCCCGCTGTCCTTTCCCTTGCTGTTGCCATTCCTGTCCTCCCATAAATGTctgtttggggggttgtttttttaaggaTAGCATTCCCTCCCACTCCAGTACCTTATCCTGCACAGTGTGGCTCTTGCCTCCCACTCCAATGAAAGCTTCTTGGAGTGACTCTCATTATGATTgccttttccctgccagctctgaCAAcgatttggggggcagggaaaggcAATTACCAGCAATTAGTTTAAATTTAGTTCACAGATGTAACATCACATCTGTGAAATTGAAGATTTTGGAAGACAGGCTGCAGGATGCTTAATACTTAAGTCCATGTATTATAGGACAGTTCTGCCCCCCTAACAATGCCACAATTTTGTCCATGAATAAAAGTTCTGGTATTGCAGCTTCTGTATTCCAAGAACAACTCACTGGTCCATTTAGCCTGGTATCTTGCCTCTAGCAATGATGTGCTTGACTGAAAGAACAGTGattattttaaaatcctatttgaAAATTTTGTGCTTACTATAGTTATTGAGTAACACCCAAGATGAATAGAAGTGAAAGCAGCTAGCAAAATGAATCTGTGTTTtacagtttattttctttgtgcatttgacagcgcTTTGCAAGTATTCACATCTAGTTTCCCACTGTACAATGACTTATGGACTAGTTTTGCCAAGACTCAATTGAGTAAAGTTACTCGCGTGTTTGAGTAGTTCCATTGTCTTTATTTGACATTATCTGTAACTTTTGAACCTAGGCAGTGCAATTCTTATTCATATGTGtctaacactttaaaaaaattgtctaTTACCCTTCAGctttaatattaaaaaagaaaattgatGTGACCCTAGTAAAACTAAAGACTTTCAGTTTGtacattgttttttaaatgtcattgtgTGGTGATGCAGAACTAAATGATAAGAGACTACCCAGAAAATtgcaagagaagaaaaaaatgatTTAATTCTTAACAAATACATTTCCCCACCCTCCGAGaataaattattttcttcatATGTCAAGAGGAGAACAAGTGTTCATGGAAACATCATGAGTCTGCAGTTTATGCAGATGTTCTACTGTAAAAGATTTTTAGCTTGATAATCGGTATCTTTAACATATTAATGTTCATAAAATGAAAAATTTAACTAAACTGTATCCTTTGAGATAGATGAAGCACATATGATTCTAATCTATTCTGGTTCTCATACTGTACCCATCACCATGATCTCCAATGGTCTGATTATATATCCTCTAGTCAAACTTGCAAGTCTTTGCATATAATTTTCTGAATTAAATCAAAAGAGGCAAAATTAAATTATATATTACAGTAAATGTCACAGCTATTCATTGAAGCCCTGGACTCTAGCTTACCTGAAAGTGCTCTCTGTGTGGCAAAGAAGCTTAGAGTTGATTCTATTAATTTTCTACTTTAGCAGGCCATAAGATATTAACTTGTTACAAAAATATAACCTTTTAATACAACAACACAACCTATTTTAGTTTTCTTTAAGCAAGACTAGGAATCAAGCTGCAACAACATACGTATTTAAGCAAAACTACATTCCCATCTTATGTACAAGAAATACTATGTTTATACCACATCATCAAAAGAGAGCTCGAAGTTAATTGTAGCAATGTGTAAATTAtatgtcaaagaagaaaaaaagattaaaatatatttgattaTGATATGCTGACAACTGGAAATGCTGCTCCCCAAAAACTGAGCAAAAAACTGTATGCTTTCCCTAAGTTTAAAAGTAAATGTATGAGGTAACTCATAAAGCTAACCAGTGGTTCAGTAAGTAGTTAAGAACCTGCTGTAATCCACACATCATTATCCACGTCCATAAAATACCaagcagaattttaaaaaccAACTTAAACTGTAATTATCAGTATTCAGAcctgggaccagatcctcaaaggtatttaggtgcctatctgcctCTTTAGGAACCCAAGTCCACCTCTTGAGGCACCaatgacatttttgaaaatcatcaCGCAGCATCTGCCTACCccgttaggcacctaagttttgGCTGGGTAGCATTTGCAAAGCCACCTATGCTTTGATGCTACCCCACAGCTAACTAGCAGCTTTAAGCCCTAGCTCAAGCTAGCTAGGGGGAAcccctgtggggcccaatcctgcaggcaTGCTCTGAGCACACTTAAGACCTGTGACACCTCGCAGCAGGAAGGCCAGATACAGACCAACAATAGATGAAAGGGGAACAACACAGCACCTGCACAAAAGACAGGTGGGGGCATAGGGAAAGAGGGTGAGAGTGAGAGATGTGTTGACTGTGAGCAggaaagagagcaagagagagaaaaaaaaaaacagtttcagCTGCTAGGGCATGGCCTACCAAGGCATCTGAGACAGGTCAGCCATTTAACTCTATAAGAGAGAGTTTGTGGCTGAGGATTCCAAGAGGACAGAGGTACCTTCTCTGGTCCATCAGCCGGGTCCACTAGGTCAactgtttaggcacctaagcccctCTCCTTAGTGTTTCACTCTCAACGAGCTTAGAGGGCTCTCTAACGAGCTGCTGGCTTCGGAGGATCACtttcttaggcacctaattctccccatgcatcgtacagggagcctgggcacctaatTTAGGCTGAGTATTCCACTAAGTAGCAGGCCACCAAGgatatatgtctacactgcaaaaacacagaaccaaaatAAATCAGAGCAGAAAATCTCAGAGCCCGGGTCTACAGACTCGGGCTTGCATTGCTTGTGCTATGGAGCTAAAAACAGCCATGCAAACATTCTGACTCaagctggggcttgggctgtgaagCCCATCTCCTTCCCGGGCTTCAGAACATGAGGTGGAATGTCTACATGTCTAATTTTAGCGCCATAGGATGACCTCAAGTCTGTAGACCAAGAACTTgctgccacaggattttttttatttttgttttttggcaatgtagatgtaccccaACATGTTAGTGTCCGCCAAGCTGAGTGGAGCAACAACTAAGTATACGTGAGGATCTGGCTGGTGTTCTTAGCCCATGGGCCATGATCTTAAGATGGGCTGACAGAAGGTTTATATAGTTAAAAGACTGCCTCCCATTTGCTGGAAGCATAGTCAGGTCCCAAAGGTCAGCATTTTATTTGATCTATCACATGGAACAGATGGGATTTAGAAAAACAGAGAAGCATTTCTTGCAGCAACTACAAGGAGGTGGAAGAGGCTGTTGTTCCCTTGTCCAAATTGCCTATAGTGAGGAAGAGAAGTAGCATCTACCCACACAAGAAACTCTGTGAAAAGCACAGAAACTGATCCAAAGAACTGTAGGATGTGGTGTTAGAAGAAAAGCACAGTAATTTTGGGCAACAGGAGGTAAGAGAAGGAAGATCACTCATCTATATTAATGAACTGTATTATGAACCTTCAAAGTTACTTTGAAATTAACAGCTTCTTTACCATCCATTGCAATGTGCCTTGCTATTTTAAAATCGAATATTTTTCAGGTATATTCAAATCTTGCCTGTCAGTGTTTGTAAGACAATGATGGTTAAGTGGAGTTCTATTCTCAGACCAATAAGCACACAAATGACAGCCCAGCTCTTACATGTTACTCCATGCCAATGGATCACTTCACAGTGAAGAATcacttgcaggattagggcctataCATGCACAACCAAGAAAATAAATCCTATTCAAGAGCTGAAATGCAGAACTGTGGCTATATATATTATTTATGGGAGAGTTT
This genomic interval carries:
- the LOC120406171 gene encoding 10 kDa heat shock protein, mitochondrial-like, which produces MAGKAFRKFLPLFDRVLVERCAAETVTKGGIMLPEKSQGKVLQATVVAVGSGSKGKSGEIQPVSVKVGEKILLPEYGGTKVVLEDKEYYLFRDGDILGESMWTKFLKWLQYHEVVHSTKSAEIFFHHVNNFLFFIL